A genomic window from Triticum urartu cultivar G1812 chromosome 7, Tu2.1, whole genome shotgun sequence includes:
- the LOC125521094 gene encoding uncharacterized protein LOC125521094 — MEAAANPLLLTTNDLGHGSAAVASLLCLPGCVAAFPSRDLEQQAPDAGGPRLTSPATSQDLQERSASSVQWTVTTKTRTSSMARSSTPTTMIPQRTSKITYFVHRTLLYSPASLNSL, encoded by the exons ATGGAAGCGGCGGCCAACCCTCTGCTGCTCACAACCAACGACCTGGGCCATGGATCTGCCGCAGTGGCCTCCCTCCTCTGTCTCCCAGGCTGCGTAGCTGCCTTTCCATCTAGAGatttggagcagcaagcaccggatGCGGGAGGCCCGCGCTTGACCTCGCCGGCGACATCGCAAG ATCTGCAGGAGCGCTCCGCCTCTTCAGTTCAATGGACGGTGACGACCAAGACCCGGACGAGCTCGATGGCCAGGTCCTCCACCCCGACCACCATGATTCCGCAGAGAACAAG CAAAATTACATATTTTGTTCATCGCACCTTGTTGTACTCACCGGCAAG CCTGAACAGCCTCTAA